In Candidatus Tanganyikabacteria bacterium, the genomic window ATCGATCCTTAGCCTGGTCAATGCGGGAGTGCTTGCACGAATGCCCGAAACGGAAGTGGGAGGGCGACCTGATGGTCGTACCGCTGAAATCCCCTGACGGCCTTAGTTCTGGCCCCGGCCTTGCTTCCCGCCGGCGGGTTTCTTAACCGTTTCGGAGCGCGACTAACGCTCCCCGTTTTGACTCGCTGTCTAGGGCTGCGCGAGGACGATCGGCTGGCCGGCCTTTACGTGCTTCATCGCCACTGAATTGATGCAGTAGCGCAAACCCGTGGGCGGTGGCCCGTCGGGGAAGACATGGCCGAGATGGCCGTCGCAGCGGGCGCAGCGGACCTCCGTGCGCACCATGCCGTAGGTCCGGTCCTCGACCTCGACCAGCGCGCTTTCGCGGATGGGCTGGTTGAACGACGGCCAGCCGGTGCCGGACTCGAACTTGCGGCCCGACTCGAAGAGCGGATTGCCGCAGCCTGCGCAGACGTACGTGCCGGGTGCCTTGGTGCCCAGGAAGCAGCCGGTGCCTGCCCGCTCGGTGGCGTGGTGCCGGAGCACGTCGTACTCCTCGGGAGTCAGGCGCTTGCGCCACTCCTCGTCGGACAGTACCAGCTTCTCGGTCACTTGTTTCCCCCTCGCGGCGGCACGCGTAACGGTCGCGGCCCTTCCGCCGTCAGCCTTCGCCGTCGTCTCGGCGCCGCCCGCCACCGCCTGGTCTGGCGCCGCATTCCAGGGTACCAGGGCCACCCCGCCATACGCGACGATCGCCAGCGACCACTTACGTACCACCATGGGCAACATCATAGCGCCCGCCGCAAACCGCGAGAATGGTGATCGCCGCCAGCAAATCGCGCTCGAACGCGTTTAGCGCGGCGTCGGTCGTGGCGTTCGAGTCGCGGGCATGTCGGCCCGGTTGTTCAGTACACCAGCCCGACGGCCGGCTTCCAGGTCGCGTTGTAGGTCAGCCCCACCGTCGGGACGATGGCGCTGCCGACCGGCGGGGTCGCGCTCAGCTTCCCGGTGAAGTAGGTGGCGTCCACGCCCACGCGCAGCGCGAAGCCCCCGAAGAGCGGGAACCGCAGCCCGGTCCCGACCTGCGCGATCAATCCCAGGTCGTCGGCAGTGTCCTCGGGCGTGCGGAAGTAGTTCTTGAGATCGGCGTCGAACGCCCAGGAGAAGGCGCCGATGGGCACTTCCAGCGAACCCGCGAGCTGGACGCCGGGCTCGAAACCGCCGCGAGTCGCCACCAGGTCGTTCTTGGCGATCGCCCCCAGGCGGGCCTCCTTGAGCCAGGTGCGCGGGTACAGGACCACCCCCAGGATCCCGTTGAGCTCCTGCCGGCGGGCGTTTTCCAGGTTGGTCTTCGGGTCGGTGGTCGGCGTGAACTCGGTGAGGTAGTTGCCGCTGACGAACGGCACCAGTTCCAGGGCCGACCGCGGCGTCTGCAGCTTGAAGACCTTCAGGCGGAACTCGCTGGTTAGCTGCACGTTGTCGGCGGCCTCCTGGACGATCGAGGGCGCCCCGGCGACATGGAACTCGGCGCGCTGGTACTCGAGCAGCGACTTGTTCTCCCAGTCGAGATCGGCGGTCTCGTAGGTCAGACCCAGGTTGCCGCGGCCGCGCACCGCGACGTTGTTGGGCGTGTTGATACGCGAGTTCCGCACCTCCCCGAACGATTCCCGGTTGGTCACCGTGAGCTGCTGGTAGGTTCCCTCGCAGGGCTTGAGGGCCACCAGCCAGCGCGGCTCGAACAGTTGCCCGTCGTCGGTCAGGAGCCGGGCGAAATCGTCCAGGTAGGCGTCGCCGAACCCGCCATGCGCGGCCTTGAGGGCGTCCAGGCGCGCCATCACCGCGTCGCGGATGCTCACGCGGTCTCCCGGCCGGCCGGGCAGGATGCGATCGCCCCGGAGCTTCAGCGCGACGCGGGCCTGCCCGTGGAAGACATTCTCGAAATTCTCGTTGGAGGCCAGGGTGTCCGCGGTGACCACCAGGTAACGCTCGGCGTCTACCAGGTACCGCCCGCCCACGCGCCCCGACTCGGGATCGTAGCCGGCCACGGTCAACTTGCGGCGATCGGGATCGGTGGCCAGCAGGCGCTTGATCTCGGCGCCCGTGAGCTGCGCGGTGGCCACCCCGATGCCGTTGGGCAGCCATTCCTCGGCGATGAAGCGCTGGATGTCGCCCACGATGTGGCTCCCGCCGTGCAGCGAGTGGATCACGGCCACTTCTGCGCCGGAACCCTGGCGCAGCGCCGCGGCCGCCAGCAACGACCATTGCTTGGCGGAGAGGATGGCCAGCGGTTCGCCCTCGGGTGTGACGATGCGCTTGTCGCGGGCCGCCACGCGCCGCACGTCGGGCAGCACCAGGTCGCGCCGCGCCTCCACGAAATCGCTCACGATCTGGAAATCACGCCAGCGTTCGGACGCGCCGGCCGGCGCGTCGTCGCGGACCACCCGCCCCTCGTTGGTCGCGCCCACCAGTTGCGGCTTGCCGCCGGCCGGCCGCTCGAACTCGAGTTCCAGGACGCCCACGTGGCCCAGTCCCGCGCCCGTCACGACCCATGGCAGGGGCCAGCGCCCCCGGCCGGGATCGGCGGGCTCGAAGCGCTGCTTGTAGCTCCACCAGTTGTGATAGGCGCGATTGGTGATCACCGCGGCGCAGCGCAGGCAGGCGTCGCGCAGCGGCCCCAGGCGTTCGTCGGCGACGTTCGTGACCAGCAGGACGGCGTCGGGATCGTCCAGCCTGACCTCGGCGAGTGCCTTGCGCAGGGCCTTCTCGGGGTCGTCGGCGCTCCAACCCGTGCGCGTCCCGAGCAGGCCGTACTGGGCGAGAGTGGTCTTGTCCGAGATGCCGATGATGGCGATGCGTAGGTCGTTCACTTCCCGGATCACGTAGGGCTTGATCGGAATCTCGGGCGGGCCCTTGAGGTTGGCGGACACCAGCGGCGCGCTCGCTGCCAGGCGCGCCAGCTTCTCCGGCGGCAGCCAGAGCTCGTACTTGAACGGGACGAGCGCGTCCAGCCGCATCGCCGGCACGGCCGCCAGCGTGTCTTCGAGCGCCGACTCGGCCAGAAGATCGTTGGCGTTGTCCACCAGGCCCCCGGCGTCTACCCGCAAGGCATTGCGCTCGTCGGCGAGCCGCCGGGCCGCGGCAATCAACGGCTCGCCGCCGAAGCGGCGCGCGAGCGAGACCAGCTGCGAGGCCCGCTTGCCCCGCCGGACGGTCGATCGCGCCGAACCCACCCAGTACCAGCCGGCGGTGTCGCGCAACACGGTGCAGGCGGCCGGCGGCGCCTGCTCGGCGAAGAGCCACACCTCGGTTCCGCCGCGGGACTTGGCCCGGAAGAGGGTGCCGCGGGTCGCCCGGACGTCGGGCGTCTCGCCCTTGTCCTTCAGGCGGGCGTCGAGCCAGGGCACGAGCCAGGCGGAGTCGCCGTCGGGTTGCTGGAACACCACGGCGTAGTCCGAGACCAGCGCCGGCACCGCCTGGCCGGGTCCCTCGACCGTGAGCCCGTCGCCCTCGAAGAGTTCCTTGGCCGCCTTGGCCGTCAGCGGGGCGGCGGCGCCCCACACGTACCAGCCGTCGCGCTTGAGCGTGCCCACGTCGTACGAGAGGCCCTCGGCCTCCAGATCGCCGCGGGTCCTGGGATCGTAGAGCGGCTCGGCTTCGTTGAGCGTGGACCACGTGCTGTGGATGCCCACGTTCATGCCGGTGTACACGATGGTGGCCCGCAGCGGGCGCTCGGACTGGCCGGCCAGGGCCGGGCCGGGAAGGGCGAGGACAAGGGCGGAAAGCAGGGCGGCGAAGCGGGTCATCTCAGAGCCCTTATGCCCCGGCAGCCTGGCCTTGACAGCCCGGTGCCACCGCCTTACCCTTGCCGCAGCTTATCGACCGGTTCCCCCCTCGTTCGATCCGGAGGTGCCATGCTCAGTCGCCAACTCGTCGCCACCGTCGCCCTGGGCTCGGCCCTGGCCTTCTCGACGGGGTGCTCGAACCTCAAGTACCGCCTGTCGGCCAAGGACGATGCGATCATCATGATCCCCGAGTCGGCGTCGGCGTCGGTGAAGGGCAAGTTCGAGAATTCCGAGGGGGCGATCTACTGGCGGCCTTCCGAGTACTGGGGCGAATCGCCGTACTCCTACGTGTCCGACACCCTTGGCCGCACCGTGGGCAACCGTCCCGTCACCAACGTGCGCGTCGGCCTGGACAAGAACGGTTTCATTTCTTGGCTGAAGAGCACCGGAGGCTGGGTCTTCGGGCTGATGTTCTTCTTCAACCAGGTCTCGTCGGCCGGCTCCAACGCCGGGTCCCAGTTCGCGCAGGTATTCAGCGGCGATTTCAGCGCTATTGGCCAGTCCGCCGGCACCCTCGGCATGGGCCTCCTCACGGGTCTCATTGGCTGGAGCGTCATCCAGTGGGGTACCGATTACCTGATCCCCGACCTCTACGGCATCAAGGTCGAGGGCGACTACGTCGATGCGCCGGCCAACCTGGCGCAGGGCAAGCCGAAGGCACCGGCCGCCCCGGCCGCTCCGGCCGGCGGCATGAAGATGAGCCAGTAGCCACGAAACCTTCACGGAGCCCCTCGCAGACGCGGGGGGCTCCGCCGGTTTTCGATGGCAATATCCAGGCAACGAGGCCTAAAGATCCGGCCGGATCGCGCCGAGTTACGTAATACCAGGGGTGCAAGAGTCACAGAGGGGGATTATGTCGAGCTCTTACCATCAACCTTGGAAGGGAGCTTTACTGCGATTCGTTTGCACCAAGGTGAAGCCTCCCGGAGGGTGCCCGATCTCGGGATAGCGGCCCACCGCGGGGTGGTATATCAGGAAACGAGCAAGACCGGCGCCCAGGGATCGGGAGCCCAGCCCTCGCCAACGGATTGCAATCCGGGCCGACATCTATCAGGAGGGAAGGGTGCTCGAGGGTCTCTTCGGCGACAACGTGGCGCTCTTGCAGAAATCGCTGCAAGGCAGCACGGAGCGCGCGCACGCGATCAACGAGAACCTCGCCAACGTCGACACCCCCTACTACAAGAAGCGCCAGGTCGAGTTCGAGTCCCAGCTCCAGCGCTACCGCCGCCTCAAGCGATGGGACGATCGCGAACTGGCCGTGACCAACCGGCTTCACATCGGCCCGAACGAACTGGCCACCACCA contains:
- the msrB gene encoding peptide-methionine (R)-S-oxide reductase MsrB, with amino-acid sequence MTEKLVLSDEEWRKRLTPEEYDVLRHHATERAGTGCFLGTKAPGTYVCAGCGNPLFESGRKFESGTGWPSFNQPIRESALVEVEDRTYGMVRTEVRCARCDGHLGHVFPDGPPPTGLRYCINSVAMKHVKAGQPIVLAQP
- the flgB gene encoding flagellar basal body rod protein FlgB — protein: MLEGLFGDNVALLQKSLQGSTERAHAINENLANVDTPYYKKRQVEFESQLQRYRRLKRWDDRELAVTNRLHIGPNELATTNRMHMDVGPWSIANIKPASWRADSTTFRIDGNNVDVDYEMTLLAQTEMTYNAVAKMLTGRFEGLKSVIRGH